The Oscillatoria sp. FACHB-1407 genome window below encodes:
- a CDS encoding helix-turn-helix transcriptional regulator: MFEEHQLPQVFALLARIAKAVVSTVGSNCEVVIHDLRHPEHSVVAISGNLTGRSIGAPVPDPELLPENVVRFSDDDLCYNTRTPNGKQFFSSTVWVRDATGQIVGALCINMDFSNIQQARDLLNRLLASSEVSSPQRELETFATSPEDFILIALRDAVKELGKPIHHLERQDKVGLVQTLDKAGVFSFRQAVDIISQELGISRSSLYNYLKDVRSS; encoded by the coding sequence GTGTTTGAGGAACATCAACTCCCCCAAGTATTTGCTCTACTCGCCCGAATCGCGAAGGCTGTTGTTTCCACCGTTGGGTCTAATTGTGAGGTCGTGATCCACGATTTGCGCCATCCTGAACACAGTGTTGTTGCCATCAGTGGAAATTTAACGGGGCGATCGATTGGTGCCCCGGTGCCTGACCCAGAACTACTTCCGGAAAATGTCGTGCGGTTTAGCGATGATGATCTGTGCTACAACACCCGCACACCAAACGGAAAACAGTTCTTCTCTTCAACGGTTTGGGTGCGAGATGCAACCGGGCAGATCGTTGGGGCACTCTGCATCAACATGGACTTTAGCAATATTCAACAAGCCAGAGATTTACTCAATCGCCTGTTAGCCAGTTCTGAGGTGTCCTCCCCTCAGCGAGAGTTAGAAACCTTTGCCACATCACCGGAAGATTTTATCTTGATTGCCCTGCGGGATGCTGTCAAAGAACTGGGAAAACCAATTCACCATCTGGAGCGGCAAGATAAGGTAGGTCTGGTTCAAACGCTCGATAAAGCTGGGGTTTTTAGTTTTCGACAAGCCGTAGATATCATTTCACAAGAGCTAGGAATATCTCGTTCCAGCCTCTATAACTATCTCAAGGATGTCCGTAGTAGTTGA
- a CDS encoding TonB-dependent siderophore receptor, with translation MGSQRGQKGQLFPKRKGFASQSLIVGCVIGTAITGIQPAKAQDSQGVIAGEAVASQSQQENSAYLVPEEAINRLSEIDHPASTVAEWIAQLQIEITGVELNPTESGLELVLTTAGGELPPVSTSVVGNALIADIPNAVLSLPEGSEFQEIAPAEGIAAVAISSRSDGVRIVITGTNAPPVADVRTDGRSLLLSVSTGAATTTQTQEGLQITATGEQNNRYYTPEASTATRTDTPLRDIPASIQVIPQQVLEDQGIVEYRDALENIGGITLDGQYGGTDAGSIIIRGFSQDTNFRNGFRNNNFYSIAETANIQQIEVLRGPASILYGLTQPGGIVNIVTEQPLPDPYYSVEFTGGQFSFYRPEIDISGPLTEDEDLLYRLNLAYQNSGSFRDFVNDERFFIAPVLQWNLSDATSLTLEGEYLYDNPVFDRGLTALSDGSLVLPIDRFLGYPQLDEFFAEQYRIGYRFEHEFNENWRFRNAGSIFSVWQGGRRADNNGGLLDDRFMQRELRDDASRWENYGIQAEVIGEFNTGAIAHQLLIGVDFSRFTNSYNSFSADLTPLDIFNPNYDIPIPTDLQLRYYQTTLTNDFGIYVQDQIDLLDNLHLLVGGRLDFADQFQNFAGTISEQSDTAFSPRLGIVYQPIEPLSLYASFSRSFLPVVGRSASGEAFDPERGTQYEVGVRADINENISFTLAAYHLTKTNVLTNDPDDPDFSIQVGEQRSQGIEFNAIGEILPGWNVIASYAYTDAEITEDNTLPEGSRLANVAEHTASVWTTYEIQEGNLQGLGFGFGLFFVDDRPGYAGFDPPEFELPSFVRADAAVYYRRDNWRAQLNVENLFDVEYYETHQGSDIVYPGAPFNVRASISYTF, from the coding sequence ATGGGTTCACAGCGTGGACAAAAAGGGCAACTATTCCCTAAAAGAAAAGGCTTTGCATCGCAAAGTTTAATAGTCGGATGTGTCATTGGTACTGCCATAACCGGAATCCAGCCCGCTAAAGCACAGGATTCACAAGGGGTTATTGCAGGTGAGGCAGTTGCCAGTCAGTCTCAACAAGAAAACTCAGCTTATCTTGTTCCGGAAGAGGCAATTAACCGCCTTAGCGAGATCGACCATCCAGCGAGCACAGTGGCGGAATGGATTGCTCAGCTTCAGATTGAGATTACCGGAGTAGAGCTGAATCCAACCGAGTCAGGGTTAGAACTTGTCTTGACGACGGCAGGTGGGGAATTGCCCCCTGTCAGTACATCTGTAGTGGGCAATGCGCTGATTGCAGATATTCCCAACGCAGTGTTAAGTCTGCCAGAGGGGAGCGAATTTCAAGAAATTGCTCCTGCGGAAGGGATTGCGGCTGTTGCGATTAGTTCTAGAAGCGACGGAGTGCGGATTGTCATCACGGGAACAAATGCTCCTCCGGTAGCTGACGTGAGAACCGATGGGCGATCGCTCCTTCTGAGTGTTAGCACTGGAGCAGCAACCACTACACAAACCCAGGAGGGATTACAAATCACCGCCACAGGTGAGCAAAACAACCGATATTACACACCAGAAGCAAGCACTGCAACCCGCACAGATACGCCGTTGCGAGATATTCCGGCATCCATTCAAGTGATTCCACAACAGGTACTGGAAGATCAGGGAATTGTGGAATATCGAGATGCACTGGAAAACATCGGTGGCATTACCTTAGATGGGCAGTATGGCGGTACAGATGCCGGATCGATCATTATTCGCGGTTTTTCGCAAGATACTAACTTTAGAAATGGATTCCGCAACAACAACTTCTACTCCATTGCTGAAACCGCCAATATTCAGCAAATTGAGGTCCTGCGAGGTCCAGCCTCGATTCTCTATGGGCTGACCCAGCCCGGTGGCATCGTCAATATTGTCACTGAGCAACCGTTGCCCGATCCCTACTATTCAGTGGAATTCACAGGCGGGCAGTTTAGCTTTTACCGACCAGAGATTGATATTTCTGGACCCCTCACCGAGGATGAAGATCTGCTGTATCGGCTCAACCTGGCATACCAAAACTCAGGTAGCTTCCGCGATTTCGTCAACGACGAACGGTTTTTTATTGCCCCTGTTTTGCAATGGAATTTGAGCGATGCCACCTCTCTAACACTGGAAGGGGAATATCTCTACGACAATCCGGTGTTCGATCGCGGTCTGACTGCTTTAAGTGACGGTTCTCTCGTGTTACCCATCGACCGCTTTTTGGGCTATCCCCAACTCGATGAATTCTTTGCAGAGCAGTACCGCATTGGCTATCGCTTTGAGCACGAGTTCAATGAAAACTGGCGGTTTCGCAATGCGGGTTCTATCTTCTCTGTGTGGCAGGGCGGTAGACGAGCCGATAACAACGGTGGATTGTTGGACGATCGCTTCATGCAGCGAGAGCTACGCGATGATGCATCGCGTTGGGAGAATTACGGCATTCAAGCGGAAGTCATTGGTGAATTTAACACGGGGGCGATCGCACATCAGCTTTTGATTGGAGTTGATTTCAGCCGTTTTACCAATTCCTATAACTCCTTTTCAGCCGATCTAACACCGCTTGATATTTTTAACCCCAATTATGACATTCCGATTCCCACAGATTTGCAGCTTCGCTATTATCAAACCACGTTGACCAATGATTTCGGCATTTATGTGCAAGACCAAATTGATCTGCTGGATAACTTGCATCTTTTAGTGGGGGGACGGTTGGATTTTGCCGACCAATTTCAAAATTTTGCTGGCACGATTTCTGAGCAATCCGACACAGCCTTTAGTCCCCGACTTGGAATTGTTTACCAACCGATTGAACCGTTATCGTTGTATGCCAGCTTCAGTCGCTCATTCCTGCCTGTCGTGGGGCGTTCTGCAAGCGGAGAGGCGTTTGACCCAGAACGGGGCACACAATATGAGGTAGGAGTCAGGGCAGACATCAATGAGAATATCTCCTTCACACTAGCAGCCTATCACCTGACTAAAACCAACGTGTTAACCAACGATCCAGATGATCCGGACTTCTCGATTCAAGTGGGAGAACAGCGCAGTCAGGGTATCGAGTTTAATGCGATCGGTGAAATTTTACCGGGTTGGAATGTGATTGCTTCCTATGCCTACACCGATGCCGAGATTACTGAAGACAATACGCTTCCAGAAGGGAGTCGGTTAGCCAACGTTGCAGAACATACCGCCAGTGTATGGACAACCTATGAGATTCAGGAAGGCAACCTGCAAGGATTGGGCTTTGGCTTTGGGCTGTTTTTTGTGGACGATCGCCCAGGTTATGCCGGATTTGACCCCCCAGAGTTTGAGTTGCCTAGCTTTGTTCGGGCTGATGCTGCTGTTTACTACCGTCGCGACAATTGGAGAGCACAACTGAATGTAGAAAACCTGTTTGATGTGGAATATTACGAAACTCATCAAGGCTCAGATATTGTCTACCCAGGTGCGCCATTCAATGTCAGAGCCAGCATTTCTTACACTTTCTAA
- a CDS encoding Rieske 2Fe-2S domain-containing protein — MRSMLPGAPWLLAHKSMLKVNQPCRVSLYGVDYVMWKDSLGEVHALPNACPHMGAMLSEGWCETRKDGQSVVVCPFHALPFDATGCTVLPGSGKKTSPQLQPLELVIQGDFIWSYGGYEPKMAIPTVLNEIVKEYYFVGHTGDRSVATDLLTMLLNMHDYNHQNGTHRDLFRITDVHFHKFIDNGYHSQAFYEMPTAPYHLIEKLRKPDLFLLPTTIKAHLENYFPCLVLLYGEMPLGKAVQCHFFVPEAENRTRTYILLFGQPKHPVFKVFGKTYLKFGQVVVDQDADILSKIYPNTPQKIKLNNEVGMDWVRRNFKSFPDAVTPKLSR, encoded by the coding sequence ATGCGCTCAATGCTTCCCGGTGCGCCTTGGTTGTTGGCGCATAAATCCATGCTGAAGGTCAACCAACCGTGCAGGGTTTCGCTATACGGTGTTGACTATGTGATGTGGAAGGATTCGTTGGGGGAAGTCCATGCCTTGCCTAACGCCTGTCCACACATGGGAGCTATGCTGTCAGAGGGATGGTGTGAAACGCGAAAGGATGGTCAAAGTGTGGTTGTCTGTCCATTTCATGCGTTGCCCTTTGATGCCACTGGGTGTACCGTTCTACCCGGTTCAGGCAAAAAGACATCACCTCAATTACAACCCTTAGAACTCGTGATTCAAGGGGATTTCATCTGGTCGTATGGCGGATACGAACCCAAAATGGCAATTCCCACAGTGCTCAATGAGATTGTGAAGGAGTACTATTTTGTAGGGCATACAGGCGATCGCAGTGTCGCAACTGATCTGCTGACCATGCTATTAAATATGCATGATTACAATCATCAGAATGGCACCCATCGCGACTTATTTCGCATTACCGACGTCCATTTCCATAAGTTCATCGACAACGGGTATCACTCCCAGGCTTTCTATGAGATGCCCACGGCACCCTATCATCTGATCGAAAAACTCAGGAAACCTGACTTATTTCTACTCCCCACCACGATCAAAGCACACCTTGAGAATTACTTCCCATGCCTGGTGCTTTTGTATGGCGAAATGCCTTTAGGTAAAGCGGTGCAATGCCATTTCTTTGTGCCAGAAGCCGAAAACCGAACGCGAACATATATCCTGCTCTTTGGTCAGCCGAAACATCCTGTCTTCAAAGTATTTGGCAAAACGTATCTCAAATTTGGGCAGGTTGTCGTTGATCAAGACGCTGATATTTTGAGCAAAATTTATCCGAACACTCCACAAAAAATTAAGCTCAATAACGAGGTTGGCATGGATTGGGTACGCCGCAACTTTAAGAGCTTTCCTGATGCTGTAACCCCTAAGCTCTCTAGATAA
- a CDS encoding serine hydrolase domain-containing protein: MVDLKQRLLEILYRLGNEGDYVGVAIAINPDTSPAAVWLPSWQPSEPIFLAYSITKTFTAALLLLLQEEGRLSLHDPLARWLPAITQSDRISLTQLLNHTSGIPDYGALQTYQDGVRSSPSIPWSFEQFAAATFDQGLSFAPGTRWAYSNPGYMLLKHIAEAVTGESYAQLIADRIAQPLGLHQTFVPQSVADLSSLAPALSYDLTSDRHPKDVRHAYHPGWVSHGVVASTPSDIVLFLHQLFGGRLLPQQCLEEMTALVPVPLPRPTQSPASAPPRWVQPGYGLGLMGDSASPWGLILGHNGGGPGYSTSVFHAPELGGISVCAMGAIEARFQAEEVVFAVFDSLKADS; encoded by the coding sequence ATGGTTGACCTGAAGCAACGGTTGCTTGAAATACTCTATCGTTTGGGCAACGAGGGCGATTATGTAGGGGTTGCGATCGCGATAAATCCAGATACCTCACCAGCAGCAGTTTGGCTTCCGTCCTGGCAGCCCAGCGAACCCATCTTCCTCGCCTACAGCATTACCAAGACGTTTACAGCGGCTCTGCTGCTCCTGCTGCAAGAAGAGGGGCGGTTGTCTCTGCACGATCCCTTAGCACGCTGGCTCCCGGCGATTACTCAAAGCGATCGCATTTCTCTGACGCAACTCCTGAACCACACATCCGGTATCCCGGATTACGGTGCATTGCAGACCTATCAGGATGGCGTGCGCTCCTCTCCATCAATTCCCTGGTCATTTGAACAGTTTGCGGCTGCCACGTTTGATCAGGGTCTGAGTTTTGCCCCCGGAACCCGTTGGGCTTACTCCAATCCCGGCTATATGCTCCTCAAACACATTGCCGAAGCAGTTACTGGCGAATCCTACGCTCAACTCATTGCCGATCGCATTGCGCAACCGTTGGGGTTACACCAAACATTTGTCCCGCAGTCTGTGGCAGACTTATCCTCCCTCGCACCTGCCCTATCGTATGACCTGACGAGCGATCGCCATCCTAAGGATGTCCGTCACGCTTATCACCCTGGTTGGGTGTCTCATGGTGTCGTAGCCTCCACACCTTCTGACATTGTGCTGTTTCTCCATCAGTTGTTTGGTGGTCGTCTGCTTCCCCAGCAGTGTTTGGAGGAAATGACGGCTCTTGTACCAGTACCGCTACCTCGTCCCACCCAATCACCCGCATCAGCCCCGCCACGCTGGGTGCAACCGGGTTATGGGTTGGGGCTTATGGGCGATTCAGCATCCCCCTGGGGACTTATATTAGGGCACAACGGTGGAGGTCCAGGATACAGTACCAGTGTTTTTCACGCTCCAGAATTGGGTGGAATATCGGTTTGTGCGATGGGGGCGATCGAGGCAAGATTTCAGGCTGAGGAGGTCGTGTTTGCGGTTTTCGACTCCCTTAAAGCTGATTCATAA
- a CDS encoding anthrone oxygenase family protein, which translates to MQRLATSLQVSALIALSAFSGAFLFIALVMVKFWQSLEPQRFLDWMTNDLFFLPKLMVPLNMVSLLLAIAALAVSWKPFPNQRLILSFGVFLILICTLTFPVYFADANTEFVTQSIELSQVATKLSTWSIWHWVRTGLALLAVGCFGWNAVAGEQKLSSL; encoded by the coding sequence ATGCAAAGATTAGCAACATCCCTACAGGTTTCTGCCCTGATTGCCTTAAGTGCATTTTCAGGTGCTTTTTTGTTTATTGCACTTGTGATGGTGAAGTTTTGGCAATCGCTGGAACCCCAACGTTTTCTGGATTGGATGACAAATGATCTGTTCTTTCTACCCAAGCTGATGGTGCCATTAAACATGGTTTCCCTACTGTTGGCGATCGCAGCTTTAGCTGTTTCCTGGAAACCCTTCCCCAATCAACGTTTGATATTAAGTTTTGGAGTGTTTCTAATCCTGATCTGCACACTCACCTTTCCGGTTTATTTTGCGGATGCCAATACAGAATTTGTTACTCAATCCATTGAGTTGTCTCAAGTAGCAACTAAACTCTCAACCTGGTCAATCTGGCACTGGGTAAGAACAGGATTAGCACTGTTAGCCGTGGGCTGTTTTGGTTGGAATGCAGTTGCAGGAGAGCAAAAACTAAGTAGTCTCTAA
- a CDS encoding transporter substrate-binding domain-containing protein yields MKRRIVVGFSASLAIATLLGCASTPQATTETPTEATSEPSEVLRVGSEGDYPPFSQQNPDGTLSGFDIDIANALCEKMQVKCEFVVNEWPTIIPSLNAGKYDVIISSMSINDERRQQVLFTQPYYKSGYAFIAPKDVTFELTEAGLADKTICVFKNSIGNPWIEQTSPQAQLLQYDDTQTLRTDFFAGRCDAAFDTKLSMQGILDAEGGEDYHFVGEELKEPIFGEGAGIAVRKDDQALADRLNQAIDELYTDGTFQEINNKYFPFYIGAK; encoded by the coding sequence ATGAAAAGACGAATTGTTGTTGGTTTTTCAGCTTCATTGGCGATCGCCACTTTGTTAGGCTGTGCTAGCACGCCACAAGCAACGACCGAAACACCGACTGAAGCTACAAGTGAGCCATCCGAAGTGCTACGAGTGGGGAGCGAAGGTGATTATCCACCCTTTAGCCAGCAGAATCCCGATGGAACGTTGAGCGGGTTTGACATTGATATCGCCAATGCCCTGTGTGAGAAGATGCAGGTGAAGTGCGAGTTCGTCGTTAATGAATGGCCTACGATTATTCCCAGTCTCAACGCGGGTAAGTACGATGTGATCATCTCCTCCATGTCCATCAACGACGAGCGCAGGCAACAAGTCCTGTTTACACAGCCCTACTATAAATCGGGCTATGCCTTCATTGCGCCCAAAGATGTCACGTTTGAGTTAACAGAAGCAGGGCTAGCCGATAAAACCATCTGTGTGTTTAAGAACTCGATTGGCAATCCGTGGATTGAGCAAACTTCTCCACAGGCACAACTGTTGCAATATGACGACACGCAGACCTTGAGGACTGACTTTTTTGCCGGACGCTGTGATGCCGCTTTTGACACGAAGTTATCCATGCAAGGCATCCTGGATGCGGAGGGTGGTGAAGATTATCACTTTGTCGGCGAAGAATTGAAAGAACCCATCTTTGGTGAGGGGGCTGGAATTGCCGTTCGCAAAGACGATCAAGCCCTAGCCGATCGCCTCAATCAGGCTATTGATGAACTCTATACCGATGGCACCTTTCAAGAAATTAACAACAAGTATTTTCCCTTCTACATTGGTGCAAAATAG
- a CDS encoding threonine/serine dehydratase — protein MTDLKTEILLAEQRIRPYVRQTFLEQSPIFSQMTNCSVFFKLENLQYTGSFKVRGATNKLLSLSAEQRSQGIVVASSGNHGAATAFALRQVQGSGIVFVPQTASPTKVEAIRRLGAEVRFQGDDAALTEGYAREYADQNGMVYISPYNDLQVIAGQGTIAVELINQLEQMDAVFVSVGGGGLISGIAGFLKAMSPRIQIIGCLPQNSPVMAESVKANQILDLPVLPTLSDGTAGGIEPGAITFEFCRTLVDQFVLVTEAEISAAMRLFMETHHQLIEGAAAVAIAALLQASEAFQHQTVAVVLCGANIDLAKLKGIL, from the coding sequence ATGACTGACTTGAAGACAGAGATTTTGCTGGCGGAGCAGCGAATCCGACCCTATGTGCGTCAAACGTTCCTAGAACAGTCTCCCATCTTCTCGCAGATGACAAACTGTTCTGTGTTTTTCAAACTCGAAAATTTGCAGTACACAGGATCATTTAAGGTACGCGGAGCAACGAATAAATTGCTTTCGTTGTCAGCCGAGCAGCGATCGCAAGGCATTGTTGTTGCGTCTTCTGGCAATCATGGTGCAGCAACCGCATTTGCCTTACGTCAAGTTCAAGGTAGTGGCATCGTTTTTGTTCCACAAACGGCATCTCCAACCAAGGTTGAAGCCATCCGTCGGTTAGGAGCAGAAGTCCGATTTCAGGGTGACGATGCTGCACTAACCGAGGGATATGCACGCGAGTATGCCGACCAAAATGGCATGGTTTATATCTCTCCTTATAACGATTTGCAGGTCATTGCAGGTCAGGGCACGATCGCCGTTGAGCTCATAAACCAGTTAGAGCAAATGGATGCTGTATTCGTTTCAGTGGGTGGAGGTGGATTAATTTCAGGGATAGCCGGTTTTCTCAAAGCCATGTCTCCTCGTATCCAGATCATCGGCTGTCTGCCGCAAAACTCCCCTGTTATGGCGGAATCTGTCAAAGCTAACCAAATTCTCGATTTACCCGTGCTGCCAACCTTATCGGATGGAACAGCAGGTGGGATTGAGCCAGGAGCGATTACCTTTGAGTTTTGTCGAACACTGGTCGATCAATTTGTGCTAGTGACAGAAGCAGAAATTAGCGCAGCGATGCGATTGTTTATGGAAACTCATCATCAACTCATTGAAGGGGCAGCGGCTGTAGCAATAGCGGCTCTACTGCAAGCGAGCGAGGCATTTCAGCATCAAACCGTTGCAGTCGTCTTGTGCGGTGCAAATATTGATCTGGCAAAACTGAAAGGAATTTTGTAA
- a CDS encoding ABC transporter substrate-binding protein: MKRQRWQWLKRSLLLLLTWLWVTACQSSTFDHSRFRSQSPAQSGECRLVAHEMGETEVCGQPQRVAALSPHILDSILALGVQPIAYAEVTALNLETFDNPKAQIPYLGDRVTTQPINVGDRKNPSLEKLALVNPDLILAEDWTTQAHYQLLNQIAPTLLFSDTKGNEQVWFHDIQAIAKALDREPEAEQLLAAHEQQLATVRSQLAPVVTAYPDVLILAVNTLMNDVAIAADSTAGRLLEEIGFHLVYPEPVPPGETRWLQTSLELLPSLQSDIILVIAWDSSDPYNPKEELKAKWNQNPVLQTMSASQANRIFFVDYQLWGSVTRGPITDELILNKLPEMLLPLL, from the coding sequence GTGAAACGTCAACGATGGCAATGGCTGAAGCGATCGCTCCTGCTCTTGCTTACCTGGCTGTGGGTTACCGCCTGTCAGAGTTCTACATTCGACCATTCACGTTTCAGGAGTCAGTCTCCTGCCCAATCCGGTGAATGCCGACTGGTGGCGCATGAAATGGGCGAAACGGAAGTCTGTGGACAACCGCAACGGGTCGCAGCACTCAGCCCTCATATTCTCGATTCCATTTTGGCGTTGGGAGTACAACCGATTGCCTATGCAGAAGTAACCGCACTCAACCTGGAAACATTTGACAATCCCAAGGCGCAGATCCCTTATCTGGGCGATCGCGTCACAACCCAGCCAATCAACGTGGGCGATCGCAAAAATCCATCATTGGAGAAATTGGCTCTGGTCAACCCTGATCTGATTTTGGCTGAGGATTGGACAACCCAGGCTCACTACCAATTACTCAATCAAATTGCGCCAACCCTATTGTTCTCCGATACGAAGGGTAATGAACAAGTCTGGTTTCATGATATTCAAGCGATCGCCAAAGCCCTTGATCGAGAACCAGAAGCAGAGCAGTTGTTAGCCGCTCACGAACAGCAATTGGCAACCGTGCGATCGCAATTAGCCCCGGTAGTCACCGCTTATCCAGATGTGTTGATTTTGGCAGTTAACACGCTAATGAATGATGTGGCGATCGCCGCTGACAGTACCGCAGGTCGCTTGTTAGAGGAGATTGGCTTTCATCTGGTCTATCCTGAACCCGTTCCACCCGGAGAAACGCGATGGCTACAAACATCCCTGGAACTATTACCCTCCCTACAATCCGACATTATTTTGGTGATTGCCTGGGATTCGTCCGATCCCTACAATCCCAAGGAGGAACTGAAAGCCAAATGGAATCAAAACCCGGTTCTACAAACGATGTCAGCCTCCCAAGCCAATCGAATTTTCTTTGTAGATTACCAACTTTGGGGCAGTGTCACTCGTGGTCCCATTACTGACGAACTGATTCTCAACAAACTGCCTGAGATGCTTCTGCCTTTACTTTGA
- a CDS encoding MFS transporter encodes MRTFTMIWLGQLVSTMGSYMTEFALTLWAWELTGQATPLALVGFSAQLPKLVVNLFAGIIVDRLNRKFLMILGDTVAALATGAIAFLFLTHHLQLWHLYVTSAVTGSFAQIQQLAYSTSISLIVPEQHYTRANSMGSMVHYGSAIAAPALAGILYPTIGLLGLLLIDGVTFAVAIATLLSIQIPRIQNNNSNQPPASIKQQLGLGFHVIWSNPGLRALLVTTALFWFAHDLGGAVYDPMILARTNGNATILGGTASAAGIGGVVGALIISTWGGPKRHTHGMLLGFIGAGVSKTVFGLGRSPQVWLPAQFCSSLNFPLLGSSETAIWMTNVPPALQGRVFAANALVIQGVSAIALLIAGPLSDRIFEPALQQYGSLIPLLSFITGTGAGAGTALLYIMTSIALILVGLGGLLLAPMQQLWSQR; translated from the coding sequence GTGCGTACATTTACCATGATCTGGTTGGGTCAACTGGTGTCCACGATGGGTAGCTACATGACGGAGTTTGCTCTGACCCTGTGGGCATGGGAACTGACCGGACAGGCAACTCCCCTGGCATTAGTGGGTTTTTCTGCCCAACTGCCCAAACTCGTCGTCAACCTGTTTGCCGGAATTATTGTCGATCGCCTTAACCGCAAATTCTTGATGATATTGGGAGACACCGTTGCAGCGTTGGCAACTGGGGCGATCGCCTTTCTGTTTCTCACCCATCATCTGCAACTCTGGCACCTCTACGTGACCAGTGCCGTCACAGGAAGTTTCGCCCAAATCCAACAACTCGCCTACTCGACCTCTATTTCGCTGATTGTCCCAGAACAGCACTACACTCGCGCCAACAGCATGGGGTCGATGGTGCATTATGGCTCTGCGATCGCCGCTCCTGCGTTGGCAGGCATTCTATATCCCACAATTGGATTGCTGGGACTGTTGCTGATCGATGGCGTTACCTTTGCAGTGGCGATCGCGACCTTACTCTCAATTCAGATTCCCAGAATCCAAAACAACAACAGCAACCAGCCTCCAGCCTCCATCAAACAACAGCTAGGGCTTGGCTTCCATGTCATCTGGAGCAATCCAGGTTTACGAGCATTACTGGTCACAACCGCGCTCTTTTGGTTTGCCCACGACCTAGGCGGTGCCGTCTACGACCCCATGATTCTGGCGCGAACGAATGGCAATGCCACGATTTTAGGCGGCACGGCATCAGCCGCAGGCATTGGAGGTGTGGTCGGAGCCTTAATTATCAGTACCTGGGGTGGTCCAAAACGTCACACTCATGGAATGCTCTTAGGATTCATCGGCGCAGGAGTCAGCAAAACCGTATTTGGTCTGGGGCGATCGCCCCAGGTCTGGCTTCCGGCTCAATTTTGTTCGTCGCTCAATTTTCCATTGTTAGGCAGTTCCGAGACGGCAATTTGGATGACAAACGTGCCACCTGCTCTACAGGGACGGGTTTTTGCTGCCAATGCATTAGTGATTCAAGGAGTGAGTGCGATCGCGCTTCTGATTGCCGGACCATTGAGCGATCGGATCTTTGAGCCTGCCCTTCAACAATATGGAAGCCTTATTCCGCTCTTGAGTTTCATCACAGGAACGGGTGCAGGGGCAGGTACAGCCCTTCTCTACATCATGACCTCAATCGCTCTAATCCTCGTTGGGCTGGGAGGCTTGCTCCTCGCTCCAATGCAGCAATTGTGGTCACAACGTTGA